A section of the Desulfurella sp. genome encodes:
- a CDS encoding iron chelate uptake ABC transporter family permease subunit, whose amino-acid sequence MFGDCSRTTYSEIFLIFGLFIIAFLFFLSKSIDYKLLQFGDDHARSLGVNTENLRIISMVVSSLLSASIVAFVGIIGFVGLVAPHIAKRLIGSDYFLASSAIIGAIILILADIIARNILGNVVLPVGIITSFIGAPAFFYLIIRGKR is encoded by the coding sequence ATGTTTGGCGATTGTTCAAGAACAACCTACAGTGAAATCTTTTTGATATTTGGGTTGTTTATTATTGCTTTTTTGTTTTTTTTGAGCAAATCGATAGATTACAAGCTATTGCAATTTGGTGATGATCATGCAAGATCACTTGGGGTTAATACAGAAAATTTGAGAATTATTAGTATGGTAGTTTCATCTTTGTTAAGCGCAAGTATAGTTGCATTTGTTGGTATAATAGGATTCGTTGGCTTAGTTGCACCGCATATAGCAAAAAGGCTTATCGGGAGCGATTATTTTTTGGCCTCAAGTGCAATTATAGGTGCAATTATTTTGATACTTGCAGATATTATTGCAAGAAATATTCTTGGCAATGTGGTATTGCCTGTTGGGATTATAACATCATTTATCGGCGCTCCTGCGTTTTTTTATCTTATAATCAGAGGCAAAAGGTGA
- a CDS encoding iron chelate uptake ABC transporter family permease subunit, producing MIAKTYLKQKRIKLFYLLALVTILFVLIIAFVMIGSYNISVYECLKALVFRANSNSELVIWQMRLPEALTASLAGGGLALCGAVLQIVLKNPLASPFTLGISASSAFGAALAIFFGSAFLKNPYAVSFSAFLSSLVATLIIIFISKFKNTSNETLILSGVAIGSLFSALLAILQYFQVISRLALSFFGCLAIVQEQPTVKSF from the coding sequence ATGATAGCAAAAACATATCTTAAGCAAAAAAGAATAAAACTGTTTTATCTTTTGGCTTTAGTAACTATTCTTTTTGTATTAATTATTGCTTTTGTAATGATTGGCTCTTATAATATTTCGGTTTATGAATGTTTAAAAGCCCTTGTTTTTAGGGCTAATTCAAATTCAGAGCTTGTAATATGGCAAATGAGGCTGCCAGAAGCACTTACAGCTAGCCTAGCTGGTGGCGGCCTTGCATTATGTGGTGCTGTTTTGCAAATTGTTCTTAAAAATCCATTAGCTTCACCTTTTACACTTGGTATTTCAGCATCAAGTGCATTCGGTGCAGCTTTGGCAATTTTTTTTGGCTCTGCTTTTTTAAAGAATCCTTACGCTGTAAGTTTTAGTGCTTTTTTAAGTTCTTTAGTTGCAACATTGATAATAATATTTATCTCAAAATTTAAAAATACATCAAATGAAACACTTATTTTATCTGGTGTTGCTATTGGATCGTTATTTAGCGCGTTGCTTGCAATTTTGCAGTATTTTCAAGTGATAAGCAGATTAGCGCTATCATTTTTTGGATGTTTGGCGATTGTTCAAGAACAACCTACAGTGAAATCTTTTTGA